In the Desulfobacterales bacterium genome, GGTATGATCGGCAAGGGGGCCCGCAACCAGGCGGTTAAAGACGCCATGAAGCGTTACCGGGCGGTCTATTTTGCCGCCATCGGCGGCGCCGGCGCCCTGATTTCAAAATGCATCCTGTCGTCAGAGGTCATCGCTTATCCGGAACTGGGGACAGAGGCTGTCCGGCGGCTGAAGGTCGAATCGTTTCCGGTTCTTGTTGCCAATGACGTCCATGGCCGGGATCTTTACGAGGAAGGGATAAAGGCTTATGCTTGCTGAAAAGTGCATTCATGGATATGATTCAAAAACCCGCCGGATTGAAAAGGGGATGGTCCGGCGGTTAGGACAGATAACTTTTTTTCAACTGCTATCGTTATAAAGGAAGGACGTCATGAAAGAAACCGCCGAACTGATCCAGCGCTGCCAGGCGCTCGATTTTCAAAACCTGCCGCCGGAAATCGTCGATCGGGCTAAATATTTACTGCTGGATTACCTGGGGGTTGCCGGCCGCGGTGCTTTGAGCGACTCCGCTGTTGCCGCCCGGAAAATGGTCGCTAATCTGGAATCCGCCCCAAAAGGAGCGGTTGTCATTGGAACGAAGCAGTCGGCCAGCCCCCCTTATGCCGCCCTTCTAAACGGAATCGCCGCACATTCCATCGAGCTCGATGATGTGGTCAATGAGGCCTCCCTCCATCCGGGGGTAACCGTCATGTCGGCGGCACTGGCCGCCGGTCACCTGGCAAACCGCAGCGGCAAAGAACTCATTACGGGAATTGTCGCCGGCTACGAGGTCGTAATCCGCCTCGGCATCGGGTTGGATCCCTCCGCCCATTATGCCCGGGGATTTCATCCCACCGCTACCTGCGGTGCGCTGGGGTCGGCCATAACGGCCGCAAAGATTTTAGGCTTAAGTGCTGTTGAAATGAAAAACGCGCTGGGAATCGCCGGCAGCCAGGCAGCCGGCTTGATGGAGTTTTTAAGTGACGGCGCTTTTACCAAGCGTTTCCATGCCGGCTGGGCCGCCCATAGCGGCCTGCTGGCAGCCCTGCTGGCCAGAGAGGGTTTTACAGGACCCGGCACGGTTATCGAGGGTAAATTCGGTTTTTTAAAATCCTATTCCGACAGGCCGGATCCCGATCGCGTTCTGGCCGCCTGGGGAAACCCCTACCAGGTCATGAAAACCAGTATTAAACCCCATGCCTGCTGCCGCTACAAACAGGGCCCGATTGACGGAATCCTCACGATCATGCGGAAACACGGGCTCACGGCCGCAGATATTGAGTCGGTCGAACTCGCCGTTTTAAAAACAGGCTTTGCGCTGGTGGTGGAGCCCGAAACCCAAAAGCAAAATCCGCAATCCATCGTGGATGCCCAGTTCAGCATGCCCTTTGGCGCGGCGGTTGCCATCCTGTTCGGAAAGGCTTCACTGGATGAATATTCTCAGGAAAACCTGAGTTCCCCCGAGGTCCGGAAAATGATGAGCCGGATCCGCTGTGTTGCGGATGCCGAGCTGGAGAAGGACTTTCCCAGAAAATGGCCTGCCCGGGTGGCGATAACAACGGGCCGCGGACAGGAATTTTCTATTAAAATTGATTTTCCCAAGGGGGATCCGGAAAATCCATTGACATGGGAAGAGCTGATCGCCAAATATAAGGAACTCGTCCAGCCGGTCTATTCTGTTGATCGCATTTCCAAATTAATTGAAACCATAAAGCGCCTCGAACATGTTGACACATTAA is a window encoding:
- a CDS encoding MmgE/PrpD family protein, with amino-acid sequence MKETAELIQRCQALDFQNLPPEIVDRAKYLLLDYLGVAGRGALSDSAVAARKMVANLESAPKGAVVIGTKQSASPPYAALLNGIAAHSIELDDVVNEASLHPGVTVMSAALAAGHLANRSGKELITGIVAGYEVVIRLGIGLDPSAHYARGFHPTATCGALGSAITAAKILGLSAVEMKNALGIAGSQAAGLMEFLSDGAFTKRFHAGWAAHSGLLAALLAREGFTGPGTVIEGKFGFLKSYSDRPDPDRVLAAWGNPYQVMKTSIKPHACCRYKQGPIDGILTIMRKHGLTAADIESVELAVLKTGFALVVEPETQKQNPQSIVDAQFSMPFGAAVAILFGKASLDEYSQENLSSPEVRKMMSRIRCVADAELEKDFPRKWPARVAITTGRGQEFSIKIDFPKGDPENPLTWEELIAKYKELVQPVYSVDRISKLIETIKRLEHVDTLKSLSELLPAG